AATCGGAAAAGCCGTTAAAACCTGGCGAAATTGCTTCATTGGCAGGCATTGAAAGAGCTGATGTGGACAAAGCCATTAAAGTTTTAAAAAAGGAAGAAAAAATCTTTTCACCAAAAGCCTGCTTTTATCAGGCAAAATAAAACTTTTTATTCAGGGATATTTTTTTCATTCTGCCGGCAGGCAGGTTTATTTATTTCATT
This Sphingobacteriales bacterium DNA region includes the following protein-coding sequences:
- a CDS encoding MarR family transcriptional regulator; this translates as SEKPLKPGEIASLAGIERADVDKAIKVLKKEEKIFSPKACFYQAK